In Mesorhizobium sp. 113-3-3, a genomic segment contains:
- a CDS encoding nuclear transport factor 2 family protein, whose amino-acid sequence MSESRPPLPPFTAETAAQKARMAEDAWNSRDPARVALAYTTDSRWRNRAEFLQGRDAIQAFLTRKWSRELDYRLIKEVWAFHGNRIAVRFAYEWRDDSGSWFRSYGNENWEFDEHGLMRLRIASINDLPIAEADRKYHWPLGRRPDDHPTLSALGL is encoded by the coding sequence AGCCGCCCACCCCTTCCGCCCTTCACCGCCGAGACCGCGGCGCAAAAGGCGCGCATGGCAGAGGATGCCTGGAATTCGCGCGATCCCGCGCGGGTCGCGCTCGCCTATACGACCGACAGCCGCTGGCGCAACCGCGCCGAATTCCTGCAGGGCCGCGATGCCATCCAGGCTTTCCTGACGCGCAAATGGAGCCGCGAGCTCGACTACAGGCTGATCAAGGAGGTCTGGGCCTTCCACGGCAACCGCATCGCCGTGCGCTTTGCCTATGAATGGCGCGACGACAGCGGCTCCTGGTTCCGCAGCTATGGCAATGAGAACTGGGAATTCGACGAGCACGGGCTGATGCGCCTGCGCATCGCCAGCATCAACGACCTGCCGATCGCGGAAGCCGACCGCAAATACCATTGGCCGCTGGGACGCCGCCCGGATGATCACCCGACATTGTCGGCGCTCGGGCTCTAG
- a CDS encoding pyridoxamine 5'-phosphate oxidase family protein, with amino-acid sequence MNAHAFTSDVAFTPTVKAIQARKGSRQSYARVEERGGWQAVITPDLAAFIGMQTSVFLSTANGDGQPYIQHRGGPAGFLKVLDEKTIGFADFSGNRQFITQGNLADNPRAFLFLIDYMLRQRIKIWGTARVVENDAELMARLMPGDYKARPEQVILFTISAWDANCPQHIPQRFEAADVAAALGERDRRIQLLEQEIMQLKAASKGTDQE; translated from the coding sequence ATGAACGCGCATGCTTTCACCAGCGATGTCGCCTTTACGCCGACCGTCAAGGCGATCCAGGCGCGCAAGGGCTCGCGCCAGTCCTACGCCCGCGTCGAGGAGCGCGGCGGCTGGCAAGCCGTCATCACGCCGGACCTTGCCGCCTTCATCGGGATGCAGACCAGCGTCTTCCTATCGACGGCCAATGGCGATGGCCAGCCCTACATCCAGCATCGCGGCGGTCCGGCCGGCTTTCTCAAGGTCTTAGACGAAAAGACGATCGGCTTTGCGGATTTTTCCGGCAACAGGCAGTTCATCACGCAAGGCAATCTGGCCGACAATCCACGCGCCTTCCTGTTCCTGATCGATTACATGCTGCGTCAGCGCATCAAGATCTGGGGCACGGCGCGCGTCGTCGAGAACGATGCCGAGCTGATGGCGAGGCTGATGCCTGGGGATTACAAGGCGCGGCCCGAACAGGTTATCCTGTTCACGATCTCGGCCTGGGATGCGAATTGCCCGCAACACATTCCGCAACGCTTCGAGGCGGCTGATGTGGCGGCAGCGCTTGGCGAGCGGGACAGGCGCATCCAACTGCTCGAGCAGGAGATCATGCAGCTGAAAGCCGCGTCGAAGGGGACCGACCAGGAATGA